One genomic segment of Thermovibrio guaymasensis includes these proteins:
- a CDS encoding DUF523 domain-containing protein, which translates to MGRKVLIVSACLVGFNCKYNGGNNSCSLLEEAFSKGLLIPLCPEQLGGLPTPRPPSKITDGDGFLVLEGKARVLTVDGTCLDVTDNFLRGAYETLRAAEKLGERVVACVLKEKSPSCGVRKIYRFSEDSLKDGMGVTAALLKSKGFKILSSDDTETIKEILRELR; encoded by the coding sequence ATGGGTAGGAAAGTTCTCATTGTAAGTGCCTGCTTAGTTGGGTTTAACTGTAAGTACAACGGAGGTAACAACTCCTGTTCTCTCCTTGAAGAGGCCTTCAGTAAGGGGCTTTTAATTCCCCTTTGTCCCGAGCAGTTAGGGGGTCTTCCAACTCCAAGGCCTCCCTCTAAGATAACCGATGGCGACGGTTTTTTGGTCCTTGAAGGGAAAGCTAGAGTTCTTACTGTTGATGGAACTTGCCTTGACGTCACCGATAACTTCCTAAGGGGGGCTTACGAAACTTTAAGGGCAGCGGAGAAGCTGGGAGAGAGGGTAGTTGCCTGCGTTTTAAAGGAAAAGAGTCCCTCTTGTGGAGTGAGGAAAATCTATAGGTTTAGTGAAGACTCTCTTAAGGATGGTATGGGAGTAACGGCTGCACTTTTAAAGTCAAAAGGGTTTAAAATTCTATCTTCAGATGATACAGAAACTATAAAAGAAATCTTAAGGGAGCTTAGATGA
- a CDS encoding 3'-5' exoribonuclease YhaM family protein: MDLLVKELYELPVGAPFSGTYVVEHVEIKKHRTGEPFLRLVLSDKSGSFTALWWKPPADADLTQFQKGDVVFVSGRIEYFQGTLQPKLTEIKKLKEGDFKPDKFICQSRYPIEEQFEELLNKIETIKNPYLKVLLEKFFYDDQFVELFLRTPAGKTIHHACIGGLLEHTLSVVEICETVAKRFKSIDRDLLITAAILHDIGKVREYSVNVTIERTDEGLLLGHLYMSCEMVAFKISEIDNFPEDLKTKLLHCILAHHGKYEHGSPKMPKTLEAVTLAYADALDSRVKGFEEFIEKQLGNQKGWTRRHFAFEVPIFFDGEINYEEEGTNL; this comes from the coding sequence GTGGATTTGTTAGTTAAAGAACTCTACGAACTTCCCGTTGGAGCTCCATTTTCCGGAACTTACGTCGTTGAGCATGTTGAGATAAAGAAGCACAGAACCGGAGAGCCCTTCTTAAGGTTAGTCCTTTCGGATAAATCGGGTTCCTTTACTGCCCTTTGGTGGAAGCCTCCAGCTGATGCAGACCTTACCCAGTTTCAAAAGGGCGATGTGGTTTTCGTGTCCGGGAGGATTGAATACTTTCAAGGAACCCTCCAGCCCAAGTTAACAGAAATTAAGAAGTTAAAAGAGGGAGACTTTAAGCCCGATAAGTTTATCTGTCAGAGTAGGTACCCTATTGAGGAGCAGTTTGAGGAGCTCCTAAACAAAATTGAGACTATAAAGAACCCGTACCTTAAAGTTCTCCTCGAAAAGTTCTTCTACGATGACCAGTTCGTTGAGCTCTTTTTAAGAACTCCTGCTGGAAAGACGATACACCACGCCTGTATAGGCGGTCTCCTTGAGCATACTCTCTCAGTCGTTGAAATCTGTGAAACTGTGGCAAAAAGGTTTAAAAGCATTGATAGAGACCTATTGATAACTGCTGCAATACTTCACGATATTGGGAAAGTTCGTGAGTACTCCGTTAATGTAACTATTGAGAGGACTGATGAAGGACTGTTACTTGGTCACCTGTACATGAGCTGCGAGATGGTTGCCTTTAAGATTTCCGAAATAGATAACTTCCCGGAGGATTTAAAAACTAAACTCCTCCACTGTATTCTGGCCCACCACGGTAAGTACGAGCACGGTTCTCCTAAGATGCCTAAGACCCTTGAGGCAGTAACCCTTGCCTATGCAGATGCTCTTGACTCAAGGGTTAAGGGTTTTGAAGAGTTTATAGAGAAGCAGCTCGGGAATCAGAAGGGGTGGACCCGCCGCCACTTTGCATTTGAAGTTCCAATTTTCTTTGACGGGGAGATAAACTATGAAGAAGAAGGGACTAACCTATAA
- the ybgF gene encoding tol-pal system protein YbgF → MRKLILLIPLSLIAFSCVQNQPNTNVSQLQSKVQELSVKVDSTDKKVSSLEERVAKLEDKTAANEEQIYQIKKDLEEIKKTLSQITVSSQPYPSGEKGKSKRQAVVQYGPKDLYREAFNAMEAGDFDRAKELFQQLVSQYPDSDLADNAFYWIGEIYYSHNDYETAADYFQRVIDKYPEGNKVPAAMLKLALCYKGMNEIDRAKELLKEVIEKYPGTPEAGIAKVKLMELER, encoded by the coding sequence ATGAGGAAGCTAATTCTCCTTATTCCTTTGAGCTTAATAGCTTTTAGCTGTGTTCAAAATCAACCAAACACTAACGTTAGTCAGCTTCAGTCAAAGGTACAGGAGTTAAGCGTAAAGGTTGACTCTACCGATAAGAAAGTTTCCTCTCTAGAGGAGAGAGTTGCAAAGCTTGAAGATAAGACAGCTGCAAACGAGGAGCAGATCTATCAGATAAAGAAGGACTTGGAGGAGATAAAAAAGACCCTTTCCCAAATAACAGTATCCTCTCAACCGTACCCTTCAGGTGAAAAGGGAAAGTCTAAAAGGCAGGCCGTTGTTCAGTACGGTCCTAAGGACCTTTACAGGGAAGCCTTTAACGCTATGGAAGCCGGAGATTTTGATAGGGCAAAGGAGCTCTTCCAGCAGCTAGTTAGTCAGTATCCGGATAGTGACCTTGCAGACAACGCCTTCTACTGGATAGGGGAAATATACTATTCCCACAACGACTATGAGACTGCAGCAGATTACTTCCAGAGAGTGATTGATAAGTACCCTGAAGGGAATAAAGTTCCTGCTGCGATGCTTAAACTTGCCCTCTGCTATAAAGGCATGAACGAGATAGACAGGGCAAAGGAGCTCTTAAAAGAGGTAATTGAGAAGTACCCTGGAACTCCCGAAGCTGGAATAGCGAAGGTGAAACTAATGGAGCTTGAGAGGTAG
- a CDS encoding inositol-3-phosphate synthase: MSRKVKLAIVGVGNCASSLVQGIYYYKGKNPEEITGLMHYDVGGYRPWDIEVVAAFDIDARKVGKDVSKAIFEKPNCTKVFYPDVPEMGVEVQMGPIMDGFAEHMLEYPEDQRFVPADREPVDVVKVLKESGAEVVVNYLPVGSEEATRFYAQCALEAGCAFVNCIPVFIASDEAWAQKFKDAGLPIVGDDIKSQVGATITHRVLATLMSDRGVPIDRTYQLNFGGNTDFLNMLERKRLKTKKVSKTEAVRSLIPYPIDSNNIHIGPSDYVPWLKDNKIAYIRLEGRLFGDVPMYIELKLSVEDSPNSAGSAIDAIRCAKLAMDRGISGPLYSISSYTMKHPPIQYPDWKAKELVDKFIKGEIER; this comes from the coding sequence ATGTCAAGGAAGGTTAAGCTAGCGATAGTTGGAGTTGGAAACTGTGCAAGTTCCCTCGTTCAGGGGATTTACTACTACAAGGGAAAGAATCCTGAGGAAATTACAGGTTTAATGCACTATGACGTTGGCGGTTATAGGCCGTGGGACATTGAAGTTGTTGCTGCGTTTGATATAGACGCTAGGAAAGTAGGTAAGGACGTAAGTAAGGCGATCTTTGAAAAGCCCAACTGTACAAAAGTTTTCTATCCTGATGTTCCGGAAATGGGCGTAGAAGTTCAAATGGGTCCTATAATGGATGGCTTTGCAGAACATATGCTTGAGTACCCTGAAGACCAGAGGTTTGTTCCTGCAGACAGAGAGCCGGTTGACGTAGTTAAGGTCCTTAAAGAGAGTGGTGCAGAGGTAGTTGTGAACTACCTTCCTGTTGGTTCTGAAGAAGCTACAAGGTTCTACGCCCAGTGTGCTCTTGAGGCCGGATGTGCCTTCGTTAACTGTATTCCTGTCTTTATAGCTTCCGATGAAGCTTGGGCTCAAAAGTTTAAAGATGCCGGACTTCCCATAGTTGGGGACGACATAAAGTCCCAGGTTGGAGCTACTATTACTCACAGGGTCCTTGCTACTCTGATGAGCGATAGGGGAGTTCCAATAGATAGAACCTACCAGTTGAACTTTGGAGGGAATACAGACTTTTTAAACATGCTTGAGAGGAAGAGACTGAAGACGAAGAAAGTTTCAAAGACGGAAGCCGTTCGCTCCCTCATTCCTTACCCCATTGATAGCAATAACATCCATATTGGACCCAGCGACTACGTTCCTTGGTTAAAGGACAACAAGATTGCCTACATAAGGCTTGAAGGAAGGCTCTTCGGAGACGTTCCAATGTACATTGAGCTAAAGCTCTCAGTTGAGGACTCTCCAAACAGCGCAGGTAGTGCAATAGACGCTATAAGGTGTGCAAAACTTGCAATGGATAGGGGAATCTCAGGTCCGCTTTACTCAATATCATCTTATACGATGAAACACCCACCGATTCAGTATCCAGACTGGAAGGCTAAGGAGCTCGTAGATAAGTTCATTAAAGGGGAAATTGAGAGGTAG
- a CDS encoding NAD(P)H-dependent flavin oxidoreductase — protein sequence MSRLPKLNIKGLVPKYPIIQGGMGAKVSLHRLASAVANAGGIGVISAVLLHEKDRSKPMKTTCKGIPVEEVGLKPYHYAHELAQEIKKAKELAPNGIIGVNIMYALTHFYELLMTAIDAGADLIIQGAGFGKDVFKICNTFDMPLIEIVSTPKGAKLSERLGAAAVIVESGEAGGHLGTMESLWDVLPKIVESVNIPVIAAGGIFDGKDMARAFEIGAKGVQIATRFIATYECDVHQNFKDYIIKAKAEDSIYIKSPVGMPAHAVRNPFTERLEREGKIPHKCPFNCLKTCSGEDSIYCIAEVLLRSAAGDTEKGLVFSGSNVGRVNRMYSVKELIEELVRECEEELKRKNLNFGEEV from the coding sequence ATGAGTAGACTTCCAAAACTAAACATAAAAGGTTTGGTTCCTAAGTACCCGATAATTCAAGGTGGTATGGGAGCAAAGGTCTCTCTCCACAGACTTGCCTCTGCAGTTGCTAACGCAGGAGGAATAGGAGTAATATCTGCCGTCCTTCTCCACGAGAAGGATCGCTCAAAACCTATGAAAACTACCTGTAAAGGAATTCCCGTTGAGGAAGTCGGTTTAAAACCCTACCACTACGCCCACGAACTTGCCCAAGAGATTAAGAAAGCTAAGGAGCTTGCTCCTAATGGGATAATCGGCGTTAACATTATGTACGCCCTTACCCACTTTTACGAACTCCTTATGACTGCTATAGATGCAGGGGCAGACCTTATTATTCAAGGTGCAGGTTTTGGAAAGGATGTTTTTAAGATCTGTAATACTTTTGATATGCCGCTAATTGAGATTGTCTCTACCCCTAAAGGCGCAAAACTCTCAGAGAGATTGGGTGCTGCTGCTGTGATAGTTGAGAGTGGCGAGGCTGGGGGACACCTTGGAACAATGGAGAGTTTGTGGGACGTTCTCCCGAAGATAGTTGAGTCGGTTAACATTCCCGTAATAGCTGCCGGTGGAATATTTGACGGTAAAGATATGGCAAGGGCTTTTGAAATTGGAGCAAAGGGCGTTCAAATTGCAACAAGGTTTATTGCTACTTACGAGTGTGACGTTCATCAGAACTTTAAAGATTACATAATTAAGGCAAAGGCTGAGGACTCAATTTACATAAAGAGTCCCGTTGGAATGCCCGCCCATGCGGTTAGGAACCCGTTTACTGAGAGGTTGGAGAGGGAAGGTAAGATTCCCCATAAGTGTCCCTTCAACTGTCTCAAGACCTGTTCTGGGGAGGATTCAATCTACTGTATAGCTGAGGTTCTCCTTCGCTCGGCCGCCGGGGATACTGAGAAGGGACTTGTATTCTCTGGAAGTAACGTTGGAAGAGTTAATAGGATGTACTCGGTGAAAGAGTTAATTGAGGAACTTGTTAGAGAGTGTGAAGAGGAGCTTAAGAGAAAGAACCTAAACTTTGGGGAGGAAGTATGA
- a CDS encoding M16 family metallopeptidase: protein MEVIKLKNGLKVLIKHEKGYPVIAGSLFFPLGCSKDRVGGITLLTLRTAFKGSLNYSPLEFSRIQESTGSPFVPDVSCDYSLVKFQLVSKGRERYFQLLVETLEKPGFREESFQVEKSSLIASIRSKRESSFALAYEEVMKRTYSGHPYSKLPYGTVESVSSLGLDDLKVWFSENFIPEGSILSLCGELKGIEKVLVEFEDFETKPVKLNYFDCQMAESSESVIKREGSQQNFILVALNAPSVEGEDYPTYKLLNTILGEGIGSLLFQELREKRGYAYSTGSLFPTRKSSGRLLVYIGTSPDKEEEVKRELHFLLDNLPEFITDERIRRAKEYFKGSYLLDHELRSKRAWYNGFWEVLGKGYGYDREFVERVLSADREELLRAAGELSKSPRFTVVVKDG, encoded by the coding sequence ATGGAAGTTATAAAATTAAAAAACGGCTTAAAAGTTCTTATTAAACATGAAAAAGGCTATCCAGTTATTGCAGGCTCTCTTTTCTTCCCTCTAGGCTGTTCTAAGGATAGGGTTGGAGGAATAACTCTCTTAACCTTGAGAACGGCTTTTAAAGGTTCTTTGAACTACTCTCCTTTAGAATTTTCAAGGATTCAAGAGAGTACTGGCTCTCCCTTCGTTCCTGACGTTTCCTGTGACTACTCCCTAGTTAAGTTTCAGCTCGTTTCAAAGGGAAGAGAAAGGTACTTTCAACTTTTAGTTGAAACCCTTGAAAAGCCGGGGTTTAGGGAGGAGAGTTTTCAAGTAGAGAAGTCCTCCTTGATTGCTTCAATTCGCTCAAAGAGAGAGAGCTCCTTTGCCCTTGCCTATGAAGAAGTTATGAAGAGGACTTACTCGGGCCACCCTTATTCAAAGTTACCCTACGGAACCGTTGAAAGTGTCTCTTCCCTTGGGCTTGACGATTTAAAGGTTTGGTTTTCAGAAAACTTCATCCCTGAAGGTTCTATCCTCTCTCTCTGTGGAGAGCTTAAGGGGATAGAGAAGGTATTGGTAGAGTTTGAAGATTTTGAAACTAAACCGGTTAAACTGAACTACTTTGACTGTCAAATGGCTGAGTCCTCTGAGAGCGTGATAAAGAGAGAAGGTTCTCAGCAGAATTTTATTCTCGTTGCCCTTAATGCACCTTCTGTAGAGGGTGAGGATTACCCAACCTACAAGCTCCTTAACACAATTTTGGGAGAAGGAATAGGTTCCCTCCTATTTCAGGAGCTCAGGGAAAAGAGAGGATACGCCTACTCAACCGGTTCTCTTTTTCCTACCAGGAAGAGTAGCGGGAGGTTACTGGTCTACATAGGGACTTCTCCAGATAAGGAGGAGGAAGTTAAGAGGGAGCTCCACTTCCTTCTTGATAACCTTCCTGAATTTATAACTGATGAAAGGATTAGGAGGGCAAAAGAGTACTTTAAAGGCTCCTATCTCCTTGACCACGAACTTCGTTCAAAGAGGGCCTGGTACAACGGTTTCTGGGAGGTTCTAGGTAAAGGTTATGGTTACGATAGAGAGTTTGTAGAGAGGGTTCTTTCAGCAGATAGGGAAGAGCTCCTTAGAGCTGCTGGTGAGCTCTCAAAGAGCCCAAGGTTTACGGTGGTAGTTAAGGATGGGTAG
- the purM gene encoding phosphoribosylformylglycinamidine cyclo-ligase, which yields MKKKGLTYKDAGVDIEAGERLVDLIKPYAKKTFDKNVLAGIGGFGAGYLLPKGYKEPVLVSGTDGVGTKLKVAQMANVHDTVGIDLVAMCVNDILTVGAKPLFFLDYFATGKLSVETAADVIRGIAKGCEIAGCSLIGGETAEMPDFYPEGEYDLAGFVVGIVDRGSYITGQDIEEGDVILGLSSSGIHSNGYSLVRKLFFEVLNLKVDDVVEELGGKKVYEVLLEPTRIYVKSILSLIDQVRVKGMAHITGGGIPGNLVRVLPEGVKAVIEKGSWEILPIFKFIQEKGNVPEEEMFRTFNMGVGYAVIVSPEDEVRAKEILERAGEKVYTIGRIERGERGVEIR from the coding sequence ATGAAGAAGAAGGGACTAACCTATAAGGATGCCGGCGTTGATATAGAGGCCGGAGAGAGGCTCGTTGACCTTATTAAACCTTACGCTAAGAAGACTTTTGACAAGAACGTTCTTGCCGGAATAGGTGGGTTTGGTGCCGGTTACCTCTTACCTAAAGGTTATAAGGAGCCAGTTTTAGTCTCTGGGACGGACGGCGTTGGAACGAAGTTGAAAGTTGCCCAGATGGCAAACGTTCACGATACCGTTGGTATTGACCTTGTTGCAATGTGCGTTAACGATATCCTGACTGTTGGAGCAAAGCCCCTCTTCTTCCTTGATTACTTTGCCACCGGAAAGCTCTCCGTCGAAACTGCTGCAGACGTTATAAGGGGAATCGCAAAAGGTTGCGAGATTGCAGGGTGTTCCCTTATCGGCGGAGAAACTGCAGAGATGCCCGACTTCTACCCTGAGGGAGAGTATGACCTAGCAGGCTTTGTTGTAGGAATAGTTGATAGGGGTTCTTACATAACCGGCCAGGATATAGAAGAGGGAGATGTAATACTTGGCCTTTCTTCAAGCGGAATTCACAGTAACGGCTACTCCTTGGTAAGGAAGCTCTTCTTTGAAGTCCTCAACTTAAAGGTAGACGACGTTGTTGAGGAGCTTGGAGGTAAAAAGGTTTATGAAGTTCTCCTTGAGCCTACGAGGATTTACGTAAAGAGTATCCTCTCACTGATTGATCAAGTTAGGGTTAAAGGTATGGCACACATAACCGGTGGGGGAATTCCGGGTAACCTAGTTAGAGTCCTTCCTGAAGGGGTTAAGGCGGTTATCGAGAAAGGCTCTTGGGAAATCCTACCAATTTTTAAGTTCATTCAGGAGAAGGGTAACGTTCCTGAAGAGGAGATGTTTAGGACCTTCAATATGGGTGTAGGCTATGCTGTCATAGTTTCGCCTGAGGATGAGGTTAGGGCTAAGGAAATCCTGGAGAGGGCCGGGGAGAAGGTCTATACGATAGGAAGGATAGAGAGAGGGGAGAGGGGAGTAGAGATTAGATGA
- the panD gene encoding aspartate 1-decarboxylase: MKRIMFKSKIHRATVTGADLNYEGSITVDSELLKLADILPYEKVDIYNVTNGERFSTYVIPGEPGSGEVCLNGAAARKVQKGDIVIIVSYCELSEDEIENFSPTVVLVDEENRPVKVSRSSGGLLV; the protein is encoded by the coding sequence ATGAAGAGGATTATGTTCAAGTCAAAAATACACAGGGCTACAGTAACCGGTGCTGACTTAAACTACGAAGGAAGCATCACAGTTGACAGTGAGCTCCTTAAACTTGCAGACATCCTCCCCTACGAGAAAGTTGATATCTACAACGTCACCAACGGAGAGAGGTTCTCCACCTACGTAATACCGGGAGAGCCAGGAAGCGGTGAGGTATGCTTAAACGGAGCAGCAGCAAGGAAGGTTCAAAAAGGTGACATAGTAATAATTGTAAGCTACTGTGAGCTCTCAGAGGATGAAATAGAGAATTTCTCCCCAACCGTAGTGCTGGTTGATGAGGAAAACAGACCGGTAAAGGTAAGCCGCTCTTCTGGAGGTTTGTTAGTTTAA
- the purN gene encoding phosphoribosylglycinamide formyltransferase, with the protein MKRIAILASGRGSNFEAIVKAVKSGKIDAEVSVLIVDRKKIGAIEKAEKLGVNWLFFDPSSFPSREEYDRKIVSVLRYLNVDLVCLAGYMKVVSSVFIEAFPNRILNIHPSLLPSFPGLKPHWQAITYGVKISGATVHIVDKGVDTGPIVIQCVVPVSPEDTPETLSEKILKWEHRIYPQAVKWFVDSRVKVDGRKVTVEGADYSKLPVVPALEDF; encoded by the coding sequence ATGAAGAGAATAGCGATTTTAGCTTCAGGAAGGGGCAGTAACTTTGAGGCTATAGTTAAGGCGGTTAAAAGCGGTAAGATAGACGCTGAGGTTTCAGTCCTAATTGTTGATAGGAAGAAGATAGGTGCTATAGAGAAGGCCGAGAAGTTAGGGGTTAACTGGCTATTTTTTGACCCGTCCTCCTTTCCAAGTAGGGAGGAGTACGATAGGAAGATAGTTTCTGTTTTAAGGTACTTAAACGTAGATCTGGTTTGTTTGGCTGGTTATATGAAAGTCGTTTCTTCAGTTTTCATAGAGGCTTTTCCAAATAGGATTTTGAACATTCATCCCTCTTTACTTCCCTCGTTTCCAGGTTTAAAACCCCACTGGCAGGCTATTACTTACGGAGTTAAAATTTCCGGAGCTACAGTTCACATAGTTGATAAGGGAGTAGACACCGGTCCTATAGTTATTCAATGTGTCGTACCAGTTTCTCCTGAGGATACTCCTGAGACCCTATCTGAGAAAATCCTTAAGTGGGAGCACAGAATCTACCCTCAGGCTGTAAAGTGGTTCGTTGACAGTAGGGTTAAGGTTGATGGAAGGAAAGTTACTGTTGAAGGAGCCGATTACAGTAAACTCCCCGTAGTTCCAGCCTTAGAGGACTTTTAA